One window of Lemur catta isolate mLemCat1 chromosome 3, mLemCat1.pri, whole genome shotgun sequence genomic DNA carries:
- the FCRL6 gene encoding Fc receptor-like protein 6 → MLLEPSERRSSQEERLQPFVQGRPMLLWTAVLLFGKSPSMGNPSWGTQDRKSFQKHKVPDLTFPNSTLPWWTGMELLSEVKAAESVMLRSPEDKKPTSAGPFPPPVLSTVSSPGPCEESLGCQTKLYPQRAASQLLFSFRKDGCTLQDRSFHPELCILEVKEGHSGLYWCEAAPEGGRVQKQPVCPHCPSCPLRDAQWIVPLYLLWPLPSQIPAPAPGREQCTLYANVHHQKENDEDVIYSVMCRTSKKNEESKSKQDSPSFKMESRRP, encoded by the exons ATGCTGCTGGAACCCAGTGAAAGAAGAAGCAGCCAGGAGGAGAGGCTTCAACCCTTCGTGCAA GGCAGGCCCATGCTGCTCTGGACAGCTGTGCTGCTCTTTGGTAAGTCACCAAGCATGGGTAACCCCTCCTGGGGCACTCAGGACCGCAAGTCATTCCAGAAACACAAAGTTCCTGATCTGACCTTTCCCAATTCAA CTCTCCCCTGGTGGACAGGGATGGAGCTCCTATCAGAGGTGAAGGCTGCAGAAAGTGTCATGCTGAGGTCACCAGAGGATAAGAAGCCAACCTCAGCTG GGCCTTTCCCACCTCCCGTGCTGAGCACTGTCTCCTCTCCTGGGCCCTGTGAGGAGAGCCTGGGATGTCAGACAAAGCTGTACCCCCAGAGGGCAGCCTCGCAGCTCCTTTTCTCCTTCCGCAAGGATGGCTGCACCTTGCAGGACAGGAGCTTCCACCCAGAACTCTGCATCCTGGAAGTCAAGGAGGGACATTCTGGGCTGTACTGGTGTGAGGCGGCCCCTGAGGGTGGCCGGGTCCAGAAACAG CCTGTCTGTCCCCActgtccctcctgccctctgaGGGATGCTCAGTGGATTGTGCCTTTGTATCTCTTGTGGCCCCTTCCATCCCAgattccagccccagctccaggTAGAGAACAGTGCACACTGTATGCCAATG TGCATCACCAGAAAGAGAATGATGAAGATGTTATCTACTCTGTGATGTGTAGAACCTCAAAGAAGAATGAAG AGTCTAAGTCTAAACAGGACAGTCCCAGCTTTAAGATGGAGTCAAGAAGACCCTGA